The Corylus avellana chromosome ca11, CavTom2PMs-1.0 genome contains the following window.
TCTGAAATTTGTTGCAGAGAATTGTCAGTTGTACGCCTGTGCAATCTGCTGTCCCTCAGGGCGCCTCCGAAAATCCCACCAACAACTCCGTTTCACAAGTCCAGTGAGTTATCAAATGTTACATCTGTTTCGATTTCGCTGGTTCCcaattgttattatttgataCAAATGCAATTTttctataagtttttttttttaaaaaaaaaaatctgaacaCCGATGGTGTTTGTGTGTAGGGATGAGCCTGAGAAAGAGTTGAGCTTTAGGACCAGAAAGAAAGTAACATTTGACTCCAATGTCAAAACCTATGAACGTGTCTCGTGTGATGAAGCTCTGGACTTTTCAATGGAGAGTGAAGGCAAGAAGAGGGAGGAGGAAAATCTAACAAAATCAAACCAATCTAAGTCCTCCTCAGAAGACAGTTCGATCACGTCAAGCTCGGGACCTTATCCTCCGAATCATCGGTACCAGAATTGGAGGGACAGTGATGATGAGTATGAAGGACTAGACCATGAGGATAGTGATCTTGattatgaagaagatgatgatgacgaGGACGAGGAGGAGGACGAGGACGAGGGACTAGAAGTTAATGGTTTATTTGAGGATGATGATGGAAAACCGAGGAGAACTACTTCTGCAGCTCATGTTTTTACTGGGGAGGTCGATAGTTCTGTGCCAATATGTGGTTTACATGATGGGGGGGATGCGAAGCCAGTTGGATCTAACCCATATGCTCGAGATAGAAGTCTGTATGTTCATCCTGTGCTGAACCCAGTAGAAAATCTTACTCAGTGGAAAGCTGTTAAAGCTAAAGGGACACCACCATTGAGGCCTTTGAAAGAGAATCTTGTCTCAAATGAAGAACAGAGAGCTTCTTTTGGTTCAGAGCCAGGTTTTAAGGAATTGTCATTCAGTTTCAAGTCAAAAACCGATCAAGCCAAGAAGTCAATGCAAGAAATAGCAGTTGATACTAGCTTATCCAACTGGTTGGTTTCATCTGACACGCCTCCCGTCAATAAGACTAGCACAATTGGTCCTAATACCACCTTCACGCCCGAGAATAGCATGTCACCAGGATCAAATTCATGGAGGAGCCACGATGATAGACCTATTTTAGGAGCATTAACTGTCGAAGAGCTCAAACAGTTTTCAGCTTCTTCTTCACCAAGGAAGTCTCCAAGTAGAAGCCCTGATGAGATGCCCATAATAGGAACTGTCGGGACCTACTGGAATCACACCGCCAAGGATTCTGGCTCTGTCTCTTCCTACAAAGGAATTCCTAACACAACCAGCAAGTACAGAGAGGTATATCTGAAGTAAAGCTTTTGGGATTTTTGCATTTGGTGATGGTGTGGTTCTGATCGAGTATTTATGGATGTGCAGGATAAGAGAGTGAATTGGCACTCTACCCCATTTGAGACTAGGTTGGAGCGGGCTTTGAATAGGGGTGTTGCTTAATCTATCTCTTCTCATACTCCTGGTGTACGTTAGAAAACAAGCTTGTGTGTGATATCGGGTGGGAGATTTGTTGTGTTTCTAGCAACTATATATGTCAATTCTTTTGTGAAGGTCAATTTGGTTGTGTGACATTCGTTTGCTATTGTAATTTCTTGACTGTTTAATACAATTCGATTTATTCTTTTGGTTCATGTTCCTTTATTCATATGGTAGTGGCATCACTGGCATGGCTgattttcgtttctttttttttttcctaactaaTCATACTTGCTGTTGTATGCAAGAGCAAGGCTTCCAGTCTCTCTGTTACTGATCCACATGCATGTGATGTGAGTGGTGTGAATTACGTGGAAAGCCGCCAACATGAGGAGTTTAAAGATAAGAAGGAACAGTATGAACATAACATTACCGAAAAGCTTCACTTTAAATTTCTGAATTACTGGGCATTTTGACAAACTCCttctaaacttcaaaacctctcaatttgaat
Protein-coding sequences here:
- the LOC132165607 gene encoding actin cytoskeleton-regulatory complex protein PAN1: MGCFLGCFGSSKDGGKSRKRSRNKVQPRDRQRIVSCTPVQSAVPQGASENPTNNSVSQVQDEPEKELSFRTRKKVTFDSNVKTYERVSCDEALDFSMESEGKKREEENLTKSNQSKSSSEDSSITSSSGPYPPNHRYQNWRDSDDEYEGLDHEDSDLDYEEDDDDEDEEEDEDEGLEVNGLFEDDDGKPRRTTSAAHVFTGEVDSSVPICGLHDGGDAKPVGSNPYARDRSLYVHPVLNPVENLTQWKAVKAKGTPPLRPLKENLVSNEEQRASFGSEPGFKELSFSFKSKTDQAKKSMQEIAVDTSLSNWLVSSDTPPVNKTSTIGPNTTFTPENSMSPGSNSWRSHDDRPILGALTVEELKQFSASSSPRKSPSRSPDEMPIIGTVGTYWNHTAKDSGSVSSYKGIPNTTSKYREDKRVNWHSTPFETRLERALNRGVA